TCTGGTATACTTCGTAGTTCTTGCCTGAGTCCAGTTACTCCAGTAAGGGATGTACTCATGTCGGATATTTGCAGTCCAATGGCTCTTTGGTGAGGATAGTCCGGTCCCATAGTCAGTCTGGAACGTTGCACTCTATTATCATCAAATCTTGAGTTTCAAGTCGTGGAAGTATCGACTATTGAGCTTATACAACCCTAGATTTAGTGGATGATCTGATTTTTGGTAGGACCTGAATTTGGTATAGTCTTCATATTCTTAATATTACAGCAAAAATATTACAGAATGATGAGCACAATTTACATACAATTGATACTAGCAATTCAAATGACTAATAATCCCTCCATCCCTTGTTGTATAAACAACAATAGGTTGTCTCTCAAACTGAGCATTTCTATAAAAAATGACTAAGCCATTATGGGTCTATCTCTTGGCACAATGAAGTAGATAAAATATCATATATCTCAATGTCTGTTACctaaaacaaatgaaaaaaaaggcagctACATATATTACTGGGATACTCTTCTCCACCAATATATCAAATGGCTTGTTGTACCTGAACATAGTGTTAAGacttaagattttttttccttgtattAGGAGATGTCATTGGCTGCTTTCTTTTCAGAACTATTTTTTGAGTATATTCAGGAACATATTTCTATTCTGATATCtgctttgcttctttttcgcCCCTGTACTTCTTTAGTTCATCTACCTTGGCTTTGTTCGTGCTCTCTGTTTGATGTCATTGGGTGATCTTTCAGGGATTCTGGAGAGGAAATGTTCCGGCCTTGTTTATGTATATGCCATATACAGCTATACAGTTCACTGTTCTACACAAGCTAAAAACATTTGCATCTGGTTCATCAAGAACAGGTATGCCGTTTCAGCTTGGCTCAATGGTCTAGATTGAAATATGAATTACAGAGGTCACCCTTGAATCTTATTTTATTGGAAACACTTGGCtggtcttttcttttttccacaCTTTGTGCAATTCATCTCAATGCAATGATAAAAATATTCGTATCCATGTTTCAGAATTAAGCTTTTTATTATACTGTCTTGCATCGCTGTAGTCCTTATCTGATCTATTATCTCTTCCCAGAGGATCATCTGCACTTAAGTCCATACTTATCCTACGTAAGCGGGGCTCTGGCAGGATGTGCAGCAACAGTAGGGTCATATCCATTTGACCTTCTCAGAACTATTCTTGCATCACAGGGTGAACCAAAGGTAAATCCAATATTATCTCCGGTTTCCAACATTTTGGTTCTTCGATGTGTGAATACTTGTTACGAACTTATGGTGCCACTGGATTGGTTTTGCAAAACTGTAGTTAGATTCTTGGTCATCTTTATTTACTTTGGAGTGCTTGCAGTACTCAGTACTCACTTTACTGATGACATGGAATTATCATCATTCAATCATGCTTGAAGTTGAATCAGTTCTTTTCCTTAATGTAACATTCAGTTTCATTTTCAATACAGATGACTGTTGCACGTTTTTGGTTTTGTAATGCAGCTCAAGCTTCTTTTTTATTCACTTCTGTCAAATGTCTACTGCTTGGACAAGACTGCTTGGATGATATTCTTAACAATTCTTATCATATcatactaatttttttttgctgattcACAGATTTGTACTTTGTTTTCTCTATATAGGTTTACCCCAATATGCGGTCTGCACTTGTTGATATAATTCAAACTCGTGGTGTTCGAGGGCTTTATGCTGGTCTAACTCCAACTCTTGTTGAAATCATACCATATGCTGGCCTGCAGTTTGGCTCATATGACACTTTCAAACGTTCGATGATGGTAAATGCTAAACTAATAAGCTCACATTTGTACATGTACCTAACATGATGACTTGGAGGTTTTTTATAGATGATCAGGTCCCATAATCATATTAGGCAGTGTTGTCTCTTATCTTACTTTGATAACCATTCTAAAAATGGGGTTTTTGAGGCACATGGAGTGTACATTTTAAAACCTAGAGTTTATAGTGGCAATGAGAAACTACTGGCGATGTGACAGTTTTTGTCCACCATGCTGGATAGGAAACATGTTTTTGGCtcttaacttttgattggtatAGGTTCCTGTGAATATTGGTTATGCTTAAGCTTCCCTGTGTGCACCCTTTTCCGTGCAGTCATGGAATAGATACAGATATGGAAGTGAGGAGGACGACTCAGCATCAAGCTTCCAGTtatttctttgtggatttgcAGCTGGAACATTTTCAAAAGCTGCGTGTCACCCACTTGATGTTGTTAAGAAAAGATTCCAGGTAACCAATCTCGCCTTGAAATTTTACTGATTTTCCATCCACTTGTTTCATCATAAATTCTGATAAAAAGAATCTTGAGCTATATTATGACAGTTAAAAATTGATCATAAATAACTTCAATATTGAGCTTCATGCATTGAATCACTTAACCCGCTTCACGATCTGCATTGAAAACCTAACTTCCAATGAAGTTGGGCTAAGCATATGTCTTTGTCAGAATATCTAAATTCTTATTCTCCCTATTTTTCTCAGGGGCATGTTTTGTGTCAATATGTATGTGCTAACTTGTTGTAGACCTCAGAACCAAACTCTTCTCTTTTAACTTATTATATCACTAGCCTTGGTAACAGCAAATTGACGGGTGCTCGCTCAAGTCAGCACTTGGTCAATTTAGCAGTGTATTGAGATGTGGCTATAAATTACTTGAATACAGTCATGATGTGCTGCTGagtcctttatatattaaTCTGGCTACGTTTTCTCATAAATTATTTTGGATGCATGCGAGGGTAATATTTGTTCCATCATTCACAGATTGAAGGATTAAAACGCCATCCAAGGTATGGGGCGCGGATTGAGAGTAGCACGTACCAGGGCATGTACCATGCTCTAAAAGAGATTGTTGTAAAGGAGGGGGTTGGAGGCCTTTATAAAGGGCTTTTCCCATCTGTGGTGAAATCGGCTCCTGCTGGAGCTGTGACATTTGTGGCATATGAATACATCTCAGACTGGTTAGAGTCAATACTCACGTGAAAGATCTCCTTGCAGCATATTTCTCTCTcgattatttttgttttgtccgAAGTCCTCCACATTTGTATTAGTAAATGGATTTATGTCTGGAAGAGGCTGCAGTTCCTTTGGATCTTGCAGTCAATTCAAGATTTGGGGAGCCTACAAAACCAGCTGGATGATTTATGCTTGTAAGCTTCTTTCGTGGAATTTGAAGGATAACTTAGGTTAACCAAAATAAGCAGCCGAATCGATGATTAAGCATTTGTCCAGTATTTCTACTCAGATAGGCACACCTGTTCCTTTTTAACAGAACATGCTGTACAGTTTTCTTAGATATGCATCATTGTACGTTTGCGAGTTATTGAACCTGAAATTCGTTTGCAGGATAGCTAGCACGGCTGGAATCGAGTGAGTTCTTGTTGGATAAAGGAGGCATTGAGATAGGAGGCATTTGAGATGCCATGATAACAAGTGTCTGCACTATGACCATCATCGAGAGTTGTTTTTTCGGGACCGCAAGGTCAAAGGAGAAGTGCAGACAGTTATTCCTTGAGAGTTGATACCTGTAAAGCCCTACAATAGAGTGCATGCAGTTATTTTGCCATTtctctacctttttttttgcccccATTGCCTAATGGTGCATTTGTTGAGCTGTATAACAGTGAGGCCAAGTAAAACTGACACATAGAGCTTGTTGGTACATGTCAAGAACAGCAGGCATTTTTGTTAGGATATGATTACTGTACCCTCAAGTCTTATGCGCTTGCATTTCACCGATTAATGAGTACCGGTGCTTCTTCTATGTATCAGTAATGTTTCTGCTTAGCGTGCTTCGCGCCAGTTTCTACTATGGAAGCCATTTAGTACACATTTGTTTGCATTGGTTTATCGACATAATCTTTACTTAAAAGAATTACCACGGGTACAGCAATCCCGGCCATGCTGTGCCGACTTGTGTTCTGTTTGAGTGCACCCGTCAGCAACTTCTGCGATGCGATGGCTCGCGTGAGACGGGGAACGTTGTAGTCTCCAGTTCACGTCACTGCGCAGCGAATGTATGAATAgccttgtctcaaatttacctaaatatagatgtatttatATGTAGTAAAAAATACAAGTAACTCTGATGGGAGGAAGTAGCATTTTTATAGCCATGCGACCACCATGCCATTTCTGAAGTTGGTGGTGGCACACGATTTCTCATCGCCCGGTTAACTCGTTCTTCTAATTTCTAACACAGTGACACATCTCAAAACGAGAAAACCAGAGGCAacgtaaaaaaaagttaaagtcctcacaattctttttttttaaagatagTCCTCCCAAAATAATGTCACCGACTTCTCCTGTTCAATTAAatcctcaaaaaagaaaagagctTAAAATCTGCTGTCGTAGCAGGCTGCCAGCAGAAGTCAGAACTGTAAGTAAAGTAAGTACTAACTGATATAAAGGCCCCACGGTGCAGTCCGAGGCAAacgaaaaaacaaagaaaaaaaaaactctcccACCTCATCTGTCCCATCTCGCCCGGCCGCGTCCCCTGTTCgcttccacctcctcctcgcaaGTCGCACGCCgcccaaaccctaaccccgccggcgccgccgactccCCGCCAGCCACGAAGGGCGAAGGCGGTCGGCAGCCTGATGCCCAGCCGCCCGCGGGGGCCATGGAGCTCGTCCCCTTCAAGCCCGCGGCCGGAGCCCTCGTCgaggcggtcggcggcggctcgatcccggcgatggtggcggcgcagcAGGAGCAGCTGCACGCGCAGGTGGGCCAGCTCCAgcgcctcgtcgtcgcccaGTGCCGCCTCACTGGCGTCAACCCGCTCGCCCAGGAGATGGTCAAGAGCCCCCGTCCTCTAATCTCCCCTTCTACTGCATTTCTTCTGATCTATGCGCCTTTTCTTGTTCTATCCTGTAGTAGGGCGATCTTGCGCGGAACTAGTGTTGGGGGTGTTACCGGGGAATCTACCTGATTTGGTTGCATCAGAGTTTAGGTTTCGGTAGTGCCATCCTGATAAGATACCTTTGAGTGACACACTGAGAAATCGCAAGCTACATATGTTCAGGAAGTATGGACGAAAAGTTACATATACTGATTTTGTAGCTATGCTGATGTTAACGATAGGCTTAGGTTAACATCGAAAGACCTCATCATCTGTGGATGATATCGCGAATTTACTTTCTTTTTGTGAGTTATGGTATCTTAAAGGGTAAACTTCAAATGGATGCTGAAGCTCTTCGAAGATTGCTGGCTATATACTTGTACAATATTGTCAATTTTTCTTGTTCGCCATCTTACCGTGTCGCTTCCTTGGTTTGGAAGTTTAATCTGTGCTGCAATGATCCTCGTTACCATTGGAAAATTGTTCCATCTATGACTAATCTTGCATTTGGTTGATTCTTGCAGGCTGCTGGTGCATTATCGATCAAGATAGGTGAGTTCACAGAGTCATAGTTCATTTTGTTGCCACAAAATACAATAAATTGAAACAAGCATCGTGACCTAGAATAACTGTGATATACTGGTAGTTGTATTGGATTTAAGCTTGTGAGGAGGCTTGTTTCAGTCATCTCATTTTTTATCAAAGTTAGATGAAGAGTGCTGATGCATGATATTGTCCATTTTCTAACCTTCCTATTATTAGTCAGATTTTTTATAGCAGCCCAAATTTTGTAGGTAAAAAGCCAAGGGACCTGTTAAATCCAAAAGCAGTCAAGATCATGCAATCAATTTTTGCTCTGAAAGATAACATTGGCAAAAGAGAAACTCGGGAAATTAGTGCGCTTTGTGGAGTTACTGTTACACAGGTCTGCTCTTCATCTTGCATTTGTTATTGTTGTGTACCTTGATGTACTATGCCTGTTTATGTGCTGTATGTGCTTGTCGTATGATTCGTTTTTGATTGATATATTCCTTCAAAACCATACTGTACAACTGAACAGCAGCCATTGTACTGGTTTCAAGTTTCAACAGAAGCATGATTCGTTCCCTGCTTTTTTATTCTAGCCGGTGGAGGTGGACTAATATTCTATTTGCTTCTAACTTGTCTTTATTGTTAATTGATTGGTCACAATGCATTTGTTTCCCATGTGAAACATGAAACTTATGTTACGATTcgaatttctttttctgtgaGTTGTTTTTGACAAGCTTTACCGAAACGATTCTTAGGTAAGGGAGTTTTTTGCAAGTCAGCGTACACGAGTAAGAAAAGTTGTTCGTTTGTCACGAGAAAAAGCACTCAAAATAGAGGCATTGGAGGCATTGGAGGCATTGGAGGCACCCAACGGTGTATGCTCCATGAGCACTGAGCAGACACCTGTTGACATTGAGGCACACGCTCAACTTGTTGAACCATTGAGAACTTTAGAACCATTAGTGATGTCACAAAGCTCTTCACAACTTGTGGAGGTCCCACAGAACTCTTTACAACAAGCCGAGGTCCAGCAGAGCTATGCAACCGCTACCACTCATTCAGGAACAATGCAACCAACTGATGCTAAGATTAATCCAGATTTAGCTCAGAAGGAAACTAAACAAGAGGAAGTTGCAGCTGGTGTTGAGTCAGAAGATAAAAAGTTTTTGGAAAGTATCTTTGCTCGAATGCGGAAGGAAGAGACATTCTCTGGACAGGTCAAACTGATGGAATGGATTCTTCAAATAAATAATGTAACAATTCTTGGTTGGTAAGATCCAGACCTTATAGCACGTACAGAGCTTGAAATGATTATATTGATCCGAGCTTCACTTTCTCATCAACTGTGCAGGTTCTTAACAATGGGTGGTCTGCCTATTGTGTCAACATGGCTGAACCAAGCAGCTATGGAGGAGCAAACGACTGTTATTCTCATCATTTTCAAGGTTCTTAATTTTTGTCAGCTGAGCATGGACATATGTGTGGCATGTATTTTGAACTAACATCTCATTGCTGTAGGTGCTTCTTCACCTCCCACTACATAAGGCTTTGCCAGCCCACATGTCAGCACTATTGCAAACTATGAACAGATTGCGGTTTTATAGGACACAAGGTGCGTAGGAACCATCATTAGGCTATAAAAATTTGTGCATGATATCACATGATCTTTAGCATGAGAACGAAGATTAATTacgaagtatttttttttgcgcataTCACAAAGTATTAAAGGTTCAATAATGTTCCAAACGCCTAGTTATGGTTTCAAATAgtttactccctccttttcagcTTGTTAGGCACCTCTCAAAAATCACAATAACCAAGGACGTCACTGTTAAAGACTTAAGGTGCTAGACCATGTGTTAATGCAGCATGTTGGCCACCCCCCTCCTTCATGCATTGGTTGGTTCCACATTGAGGACCAAAATTAGCCAGAAACTAATGTAGATGTGATTAATCTTTTTGTATTCCCAAAGAAAAAGGGCTTACAAACTggttttgttttgatttttcttaGATGGGCCTAAGAAACTGAaaaagagggagtatttttcattttcactTCTCCAGtacaatattttttatatgcatttCTGATTTATATCCAATCATAATTGTTGTACATTTGCTTGTATTTCCTATTCCACAGCAAACTTGTATGAACACATATAGATCTGCTAATTTCTTGGGCTCCTTACCAGTACTTATCTGATTTTTCAAGATCAGACATATCCAGCAGGGCCAGGAATCTTCTCTCCAGATTAAGCAAAGTGCTTGTACGAAGTCAGGCGTCAAAGAAACCTCAAAAGGATTTGATCTGTAAACAAAGGTGAATTTTCCTCACTTGAACACTTGCAGTCTATTGCTGCTATTTTGCATTGCTTGAAATTATCTTTTTTTGGGAGGTTTATATTGTGGTTAATTTATCTTCATCCGCAGGATAAGTGAAATTCTCCGTGATGAGTCCTGGAGATCTGAAGTTGATATTACTGTAAGTATCTAAGTAACAATATATGTTAGGATATTCACATGTTCTGCAATTTAATTGTTGTGGTCTTTCAGGACGAGATCCTTGCCTTGACCGAAGGTGCAAGTGAGAGCAGGtgccttctttttttattgtttctgCCTTGAATAAGTTTAAATTACGGTTGTGCCAAAGTGATATACGACTTACGTAGCctctgggctctggctggTATTGTATTGTCTGATTCGGTCTGTGTGTCACCTGTGCAGAAAGCCTGAGCCCAGGAAAACTCCGCTGCTGCTCACTGCTTCTGCCGACGAGCCATATAAAAAAAGTTCTGTGCAGACAAGTATCCTTTTCTCTATGTTAAGTTCACTACTACCtaatttatttctctttttcgTGAACATATTATTACCTGCACGCGTGTATAATAGGCTGTTAAAGGGTTATTTTCTTATAGCTAATAACGACTACTTATACTAAAATGTACTAAGATCTGGTAACTTTTCTTTGTAGCTTCATCTTGTGTGTGCACATGTTAAGAACCCTTTaggaaatactccctctggtcagaattacttgtcgaaatattacatgtatgtagacactttttgcacatagatacatccgtatctgggcaaatttgagacaagtaataccggtcggagggagtagaaagtTTTTATTTCGTCCTCAAGTGTCCTACGTCTGGTTGAAATTGGTTTTACCAATGGATTTCTCGTCACTTCTATTAGAGTGCGTGGTTCAGGCTATATTGGTCTCATAAAGCTAATGTTGTTGTTTTAACACGTTAATTGCATGTTCCATTAATAGTAAAAGGTTGTGCCTGTTATGTTCATGTTCAAATTAGTCATTACTCATTACTATTGAGGAGCCATGTGTACGGCCTTCCAACTGTATGTTTCACTTTGTTACTTCACTTATCTTGACATTGCTCAAACTGCTTGTGTGGATTTCCTTAGCTAATTTTACAGAGtccaaagaaagaagaaaagtcCTACTTGTAGAGCACCCAAATCAGAAAGCTACTGGGAATAACGTTCACTCTGTCAGGAGCATATCTACAAATAGTAGCAGACCATTATCTGCAGATGATATCCAAAAAGCAAAGATGCGTGCGATGTTTATGCAGGAAAAGTATGGCAAGCGTGACACGGGTAAAGGGACTGATAAAACAGAGATGGCAGAAATTAAAAAACCATCTGGCTTAGTCAACTCGGATGTGCTGCCTATGCCCAGAAGTCCCCCTGTGTCTACCACAAAACAACCTGTTGACCCAAGCCCATCTACTTCTAAACACAATACAGTGCCTTTGCCTGATAAGCCAGAAATCCCTGTCAGTCCAAAGCCAAACATAACTTCCAGAGAGAACTCTAGAGAGAAATTGGATTCCAAGAGAGTTCTTTGGCAGATACCACCAGGTATATCTTTGCTTTGTGCTCCTTCACTTCCCCAAATTTTTAGAATGTTGAGTATTGCTGAGTTTGTTTGGACAACGAGAACCAGTGAAGTCGTATAGTTAATGGAATGCTTTGCAGCTTAAGAACTTGAGGCACATTGTCTTATATTTGTAACACACAGGCTTTTGTAAATTATGTAGACCTTAATTTAGATCATGTTTGATTCTCCAAAGTCGTTATATGCGATGAATCTGCTTCACTTGGAAAACTTCACATCAACATAACTTCCATTTTATATAACCTTGGCgtgagatttttcttttgcttgatCTCATGGACTCTAGTTATATGTACATTTCTAACACTATGAATAACTCATCTACATCAACATCATGAATTTGATGTGCATTTGAGCCTAAGACAGGTAATCAAATGAAGTTTTTTTAACTGACCAGTTGGCTGTAAGTAGCTCTCATTATTTGGTTCAGTGTTCTGCGTGTAGTTAACTGACACTACTTGTGCTACGAAACGTTTGCAAGGTCACTGGATTGCAGTGCAATTTTATGGAATGACATGAGAAATCAATCGTTGGTTATGTACTGTGTATTGCATAATGGCATGAACACCTGTGTTGCCATGCTATCAGACTCGGTTCATTGCTACGGTGGCTTGATATTTGTAGAAAGTCTGCTGAGTAAATTCTTAACGGTTAACTCATGGACCAATGTTTAAGCAGTTTCTGGAAGAACACAAACAGCCACAGGGAGGAAAGTGGATTTTGCGCCTGGCATAGCATGTGCCTTGGAAATCTGCACCCTGCATGTTGCGTCTGGATTTGTGCTgattcaaattcaaacaagaTGACTAAACCAGCATTGCTCCCAAAGCACATTGAGTGGTTGTGAATTGGCCAGTCATATGCTATGCCAGTGCCTGGCAATTCTGACTTATGAACACTCCCTTGAAATGCTTTTACACATAAATCGTGCACTACCGAGGCAACCAGCTCATAAAACTGACCAGTATGATCCGCTAGTTCCAGACTGTTGTAAATTGTAGTTCTTTTCTTCAAGTTTGCAGACGAACAGGAAATGTTCTGGGGCTGGGGGTCCTTGCCTATATAAAATGCCGAGCAATTTACCCCATGCCATAGTTCCATGTACCATCAggaaacattttcttttcttatgaGTTGTCATGTTTGTTTATTCTGTAACTCCTGCGCATATGGGAACTGTGATGTGGGTGTTAATTTGGTCTTATTTAAGCTACATCGTTACTCGTTGAAGCCGCCACTTCTCTTTGGCCCTATGAACTTTTATACTTTTTTTGCAACTAAGGTACCTATTACCGGACATCTGATGTAACTGGGTTGCATGAGATCTCTTTTCGTTGTTTATTCTCGTAAACAATCTTGTACAAAATAAAGTTGACATATCATATGTTGTGGCGGACTGGGTAGAGATTCCTCAGAGAACTGCCAAGCGTTGTGTTGTAAGCGAATGCTGTTTCAACAACAATTAATGAAATTCAGAATCTATGATTTGTTGTAACAAAAAAGGAAGCGGGAGTATCCTGTTTTCCAAATCTTAGCTTGAAGAAGCTACAGGTGGAGTTGTGTGACTCAGCTTTTAAGAAACTTTACCAAATTATCACATTGTCTGTTACCTGTTTACAGAGATTATAAACTCGTAGCTTTTATAATGCTTTAACTTTATTAATAGATTTCCTGGAACTTTACCTCTGTAATATTTGATTTATATGTTCACTCTTTGAAGTTCATTACCCTCTGTTTGCAGAGGTATGGATAGACCCCTCATGGACTTTAAGTGCTGGGGAAAACAGCAAGGAGCTTGATGTTCAAACACAGAGAAATCGACGGGAGAAGGAAACTTTTTATGCAAGTCTAAATGATATCCCGTTGAATCCCAAGGACCCATGGGATTTAGAAATGGACTTTGATGACAGCCTGACCCCGGAAATTCCAACTGACCAGCCATCAGATGCTGACACTATGGAGGTGGATGACGTAGGAACAGCCCCTCCTAGCATTTGCTTTCCTGATGAGAACAACCATGTTGGATCAACCTCATCTTCAACAGTTGCTGCTGGTGCAAATGGTGCAGCTTCTGAGCCAGATCTTGAGCTGCTCGCAGTGCTGCTCAAGAATCCACAGCTCGTGTTCGCTCTTTCATCCAATCAGGTGGGGAACCTGCCAACCGAACAGACTGTTGCGCTTCTGGACATGCTGAAGAAGACTGGCCTTGGACTTCCAGAGCTGGTAAATAGTCTGTCCAACGGTACTGGGGTTCCAAAAGCGTCTGAACCTGGCCCGGAAACTATCCCTACTTCACTTCCATCGCCGACTCCGCCAGAAGATTTTCCAGCTAGTGTTCGTCTGCTGGCTCTTGTTTTTCTGGTTTCAATATTGTTAATGTTATCATCTTTTGTTCACATTGATGTTTCCTTTGGCAGGCAAGCTGGAGATCTGAATTCCCAACGCAAGTGAGGGCTCCAAACTTGCAGCAGGCGCATTTACCGAGTAGAGGGAATACATCTCTTGTTGCAAGCACAATGCACCAAAGCTTCTCAAATGTTGTTAGTCCGTTGCCTTCACAACCTTATACTTCGATTTCTGCTTTGCCGGCGcacatccaaacaaacatcCCATCATCACCTCAGTTGGCTGTTTCGGTAAATACACTAAATCAACATGTTGCACCCGTGAATGACCTTCTGAACGGGGCTGCGGTACATCGGCATACCCAGTCATATGCTTTGGCGTCTGACGCTGCTGCGGGGGGCATCCAGCAGCATCCAGCAGTAAATAAACCAGCACATGAATTCCAGAACATCTCAAACCCTGCTTTGGCACCAGCCTGGCAATCTAGTGCCGCTAATCTTGCTAGCACTGGACGAAATACAACACCTGAACCATGGGCATCCCGCACAACTAATTCATTCAATGATGCCTCGATGCCCTATCTTAACCAGAGTGCTTACAGCAACCAAAGCACACAGAGCCCATACAATTCGTATGCTTCTATGTCAGTCTCTTCCCAGGGACTGGACAGAAAGGGTTACACTCGAACAGCGGAGTACCAAGTGTCGGGGCGTGGCACCCACCAGCGACATTCACTATCCCCTGAGCCTGGTGCTGCCAGAGTCTTTGGTGGCGCACAAGCTTATGTCCCAGAGCCCTTGGACGTGGGGAATTATGGGCGACAGAACTACAATCCTGAGCCATCAAGGGACTGGAGATCTGGGCAACAAAGCTATGCTGCGGCAGAACCTTCAAGTCAGTGGAGCTCCATTCAACAGAGCTACCCTCCTGCGGAGCCTTCGAGGCAGTGGAGCTCCGGGCAGCAGAGCTATGTTCCAGCCGACCCTTCAAGCCAGTGGAGCTCCGGGCAACAGGACTACAATCAATCTGACATTTCAAGGCAATGGAGCTCCGCCCTGCAGACCTACGCCCGTGCTGAGCCTTCGAGGCCATCATGGAACACGGCTAATCAGGTGCAGGTCCCTGATACATCAAGGCAATGGAGTCTCGGGAATCAAGATTATTACAATCCGAACGATAGTCGAAGCTCGTATGATCAGCGTCAGAGGAGACGATGAGAGTGAGCTGTACATTATTAGctacatatatatagttcTTGGAGAGCTCTCTGATTGTGATGTTTGATTCATTGCTCCGGCCTTTGCGAATTGACACAGAGGCCATCGAGAAAACTGTATACATCATGTAATGTAGCAGTagggcggcggggaggaaacaaaaagaaaagtgaAACAGGAAAACCATTGTAGAGGATAGGTCTGAATCCAATGATAGCCAAATTTCATCTCGTCGCTCTGTTTATTTGTGGCTCGCTATTCTTCTCTGTAGGCAACGATCTTCGCGAGCCTTTGGCTCGGCACCGTGTTGACGGCGATGGATTGGCTGCATCTGTTGGTATTGTTTTACAGAGAACTAAACACGTTTTTTGCCTCGTGGCGTCTCTCGTCAAGCCGGTGGCCGGTGGGCTGTCAAGTGGGGAACAGGCAGCACGTCTGCCATTTTGACGTTCCTTTACCTGCCTGCCAGTTGCCATATCTGAAACAACTTTATAAAATTTGAACTATAACCAAGGCAAAAATTTAGGGACGGAGGAAGCAGTATGtatataaaataaagaaataaacaTGTAGATATCTGACATGCTTATAAAGTTACATAGGAAAAAAGTCATgctatggaaaaaaaatcatgtttccTTCATTCTTTT
The Brachypodium distachyon strain Bd21 chromosome 2, Brachypodium_distachyon_v3.0, whole genome shotgun sequence genome window above contains:
- the LOC100843950 gene encoding mitochondrial thiamine diphosphate carrier 2 isoform X1, whose product is MGAAEEPSQMRRAMVDTLAGAISGGISRTVTSPLDVIKIRFQVQLEPTASWGALRRDVYGPSKYTGLMQATKDILREEGLPGFWRGNVPALFMYMPYTAIQFTVLHKLKTFASGSSRTEDHLHLSPYLSYVSGALAGCAATVGSYPFDLLRTILASQGEPKVYPNMRSALVDIIQTRGVRGLYAGLTPTLVEIIPYAGLQFGSYDTFKRSMMSWNRYRYGSEEDDSASSFQLFLCGFAAGTFSKAACHPLDVVKKRFQIEGLKRHPRYGARIESSTYQGMYHALKEIVVKEGVGGLYKGLFPSVVKSAPAGAVTFVAYEYISDWIASTAGIE
- the LOC100843950 gene encoding mitochondrial thiamine diphosphate carrier 2 isoform X2; amino-acid sequence: MSMDLPSTLDLCKQLKIFSERKGFWRGNVPALFMYMPYTAIQFTVLHKLKTFASGSSRTEDHLHLSPYLSYVSGALAGCAATVGSYPFDLLRTILASQGEPKVYPNMRSALVDIIQTRGVRGLYAGLTPTLVEIIPYAGLQFGSYDTFKRSMMSWNRYRYGSEEDDSASSFQLFLCGFAAGTFSKAACHPLDVVKKRFQIEGLKRHPRYGARIESSTYQGMYHALKEIVVKEGVGGLYKGLFPSVVKSAPAGAVTFVAYEYISDWIASTAGIE
- the LOC100832034 gene encoding homeobox protein LUMINIDEPENDENS; this translates as MELVPFKPAAGALVEAVGGGSIPAMVAAQQEQLHAQVGQLQRLVVAQCRLTGVNPLAQEMAAGALSIKIGKKPRDLLNPKAVKIMQSIFALKDNIGKRETREISALCGVTVTQVREFFASQRTRVRKVVRLSREKALKIEALEALEALEAPNGVCSMSTEQTPVDIEAHAQLVEPLRTLEPLVMSQSSSQLVEVPQNSLQQAEVQQSYATATTHSGTMQPTDAKINPDLAQKETKQEEVAAGVESEDKKFLESIFARMRKEETFSGQVKLMEWILQINNVTILGWFLTMGGLPIVSTWLNQAAMEEQTTVILIIFKVLLHLPLHKALPAHMSALLQTMNRLRFYRTQDISSRARNLLSRLSKVLVRSQASKKPQKDLICKQRISEILRDESWRSEVDITDEILALTEGASESRKPEPRKTPLLLTASADEPYKKSSVQTKSKERRKVLLVEHPNQKATGNNVHSVRSISTNSSRPLSADDIQKAKMRAMFMQEKYGKRDTGKGTDKTEMAEIKKPSGLVNSDVLPMPRSPPVSTTKQPVDPSPSTSKHNTVPLPDKPEIPVSPKPNITSRENSREKLDSKRVLWQIPPEVWIDPSWTLSAGENSKELDVQTQRNRREKETFYASLNDIPLNPKDPWDLEMDFDDSLTPEIPTDQPSDADTMEVDDVGTAPPSICFPDENNHVGSTSSSTVAAGANGAASEPDLELLAVLLKNPQLVFALSSNQVGNLPTEQTVALLDMLKKTGLGLPELVNSLSNGTGVPKASEPGPETIPTSLPSPTPPEDFPASASWRSEFPTQVRAPNLQQAHLPSRGNTSLVASTMHQSFSNVVSPLPSQPYTSISALPAHIQTNIPSSPQLAVSVNTLNQHVAPVNDLLNGAAVHRHTQSYALASDAAAGGIQQHPAVNKPAHEFQNISNPALAPAWQSSAANLASTGRNTTPEPWASRTTNSFNDASMPYLNQSAYSNQSTQSPYNSYASMSVSSQGLDRKGYTRTAEYQVSGRGTHQRHSLSPEPGAARVFGGAQAYVPEPLDVGNYGRQNYNPEPSRDWRSGQQSYAAAEPSSQWSSIQQSYPPAEPSRQWSSGQQSYVPADPSSQWSSGQQDYNQSDISRQWSSALQTYARAEPSRPSWNTANQVQVPDTSRQWSLGNQDYYNPNDSRSSYDQRQRRR